The following coding sequences lie in one Phyllopteryx taeniolatus isolate TA_2022b chromosome 4, UOR_Ptae_1.2, whole genome shotgun sequence genomic window:
- the LOC133476534 gene encoding E3 SUMO-protein ligase CBX4-like isoform X1, whose amino-acid sequence MELPAAGEHVFAVESIEKKRSRKGRVEYLVKWRGWSPKYNTWEPEENILDPRLLDAFEDRERQEQLMGYRKRGPKPKHLLVQVPSFARRSSILAGLHESSLQEDSCHNTSSVPMLRPQSQQYQLNSKRHHQYQPMSRDGETEPHANGKKFYYQLNTKKHHHYQPDLQVCESVFAKPREVNAPEQPIKGYNLPPVLQQKWFRDKTSGVLTKVKDITMELKKLPADLNGHKELENAKPKDHASAQQHNCVSGSKLKIVQNKNKNGRIVIVMSKYMENGMEAAKVTNGESQSVEKFSQGADNTERHLEKMKLVKHLGLVNGFAEKPKAVSKFTGDCTKENEQSAQTMLAVTEQDKCVEVRGQCLLSEDQPLQLTTKPNLLSLPVDTTVAAFSDRKTTQDEFQGLKRHLSDTDSKEHGSNKRFLSSRHTVSSPNQSISTHQNGLQDPFALQYCDYADRDQEEPIDLSIVKSRPQVAASAASQPELLTQDGTQTDMQVKEQTESQPQAGTQKIANVDTLDSSLVGDQEKGKVETFPSFQPFLGNIVITDITTNCLTVTFKEYVTV is encoded by the exons ATGGAGCTTCCCGCCGCGGGAGAGCACGTCTTTGCGGTGGAGAGCATCGAGAAGAAGCGGAGCCGGAAG GGAAGGGTTGAGTATCTGGTCAAGTGGCGTGGATGGTCCCCAAA GTACAATACATGGGAACCAGAGGAGAACATTCTGGACCCAAGGCTGCTTGATGCTTTTGAAGACag GGAACGTCAAGAGCAGCTGATGGGCTATCGCAAGAGAGGACCGAAGCCCAAGCACCTTCTGGTTCAG GTCCCTTCTTTTGCCCGGAGATCCAGTATACTTGCTGGCCTTCATGAGTCATCCCTGCAAGAAGACAGCTGTCACAACACCAGTTCAGTTCCAATGCTGCGTCCCCAGAGCCAGCAGTACCAGCTGAACAGCAAGAGACACCATCAGTACCAGCCCATGAGCCGAGACGGTGAGACAGAGCCGCACGCCAATGGCAAGAAGTTCTACTATCAGCTCAACACCAAGAAGCACCACCACTACCAGCCAGACCTGCAGGTGTGCGAGTCTGTGTTTGCAAAACCCAGAGAGGTCAACGCTCCGGAGCAGCCTATTAAGGGGTACAATCTCCCCCCTGTGCTGCAGCAAAAATGGTTCCGGGACAAGACTTCAGGCGTCTTGACTAAAGTAAAGGACATCACCATGGAGCTGAAAAAGCTCCCTGCAGACCTCAATGGTCACAAAGAACTAGAGAATGCAAAGCCTAAAGACCATGCATCAGCACAGCAGCATAATTGTGTCAGTGGCAGTAAACTaaaaattgtgcaaaacaaaaacaagaatggACGGATTGTTATTGTCATGAGCAAATACATGGAAAATGGAATGGAGGCGGCAAAAGTCACAAATGGTGAATCCCAGTCTGTCGAGAAATTTTCGCAAGGAGCAGACAATACAGAAAGGCACCTCGAGAAGATGAAGCTGGTCAAACATCTTGGCCTCGTTAATGGATTTGCAGAGAAACCCAAAGCCGTCTCCAAATTCACGGGAGATTGTACCAAAGAAAATGAACAGTCCGCCCAAACTATGCTGGCTGTGACGGAACAGGATAAATGTGTTGAGGTCAGGGGTCAGTGTCTGCTTTCAGAGGATCAGCCTTTACAATTGACAACCAAGCCTAATCTGCTCTCTTTGCCTGTGGACACTACGGTTGCCGCCTTCAGTGACAGAAAAACGACCCAAGATGAATTTCAAGGATTAAAGCGACACCTTTCTGACACTGACAGCAAGGAGCATGGGAGTAACAAGAGGTTTTTAAGCTCCCGCCACACAGTCTCCTCACCCAACCAAAGCATTAGCACTCACCAAAATGGCCTCCAGGATCCCTTTGCATTGCAGTACTGCGACTATGCTGATCGCGATCAAGAGGAGCCCATTGACTTGAGCATTGTTAAGTCCAGGCCTCAAGTTGCCGCTTCCGCAGCGAGCCAGCCGGAACTACTCACACAGGATGGAACACAGACCGACATGCAAGTGAAAGAGCAAACTGAAAGTCAGCCGCAGGCTGGAACACAAAAGATTGCAAATGTGGACACGCTTGATTCGTCGCTTGTTGGTGACCAGGAAAAAGGGAAAGTGGAGACGTTTCCCTCTTTCCAGCCGTTCCTTGGGAATATCGTCATCACAGACATAACTAcaaactgcctcacagttaccTTCAAGGAGTATGTTACAGTGTAA
- the LOC133476534 gene encoding E3 SUMO-protein ligase CBX4-like isoform X2, with protein sequence MGYRKRGPKPKHLLVQVPSFARRSSILAGLHESSLQEDSCHNTSSVPMLRPQSQQYQLNSKRHHQYQPMSRDGETEPHANGKKFYYQLNTKKHHHYQPDLQVCESVFAKPREVNAPEQPIKGYNLPPVLQQKWFRDKTSGVLTKVKDITMELKKLPADLNGHKELENAKPKDHASAQQHNCVSGSKLKIVQNKNKNGRIVIVMSKYMENGMEAAKVTNGESQSVEKFSQGADNTERHLEKMKLVKHLGLVNGFAEKPKAVSKFTGDCTKENEQSAQTMLAVTEQDKCVEVRGQCLLSEDQPLQLTTKPNLLSLPVDTTVAAFSDRKTTQDEFQGLKRHLSDTDSKEHGSNKRFLSSRHTVSSPNQSISTHQNGLQDPFALQYCDYADRDQEEPIDLSIVKSRPQVAASAASQPELLTQDGTQTDMQVKEQTESQPQAGTQKIANVDTLDSSLVGDQEKGKVETFPSFQPFLGNIVITDITTNCLTVTFKEYVTV encoded by the exons ATGGGCTATCGCAAGAGAGGACCGAAGCCCAAGCACCTTCTGGTTCAG GTCCCTTCTTTTGCCCGGAGATCCAGTATACTTGCTGGCCTTCATGAGTCATCCCTGCAAGAAGACAGCTGTCACAACACCAGTTCAGTTCCAATGCTGCGTCCCCAGAGCCAGCAGTACCAGCTGAACAGCAAGAGACACCATCAGTACCAGCCCATGAGCCGAGACGGTGAGACAGAGCCGCACGCCAATGGCAAGAAGTTCTACTATCAGCTCAACACCAAGAAGCACCACCACTACCAGCCAGACCTGCAGGTGTGCGAGTCTGTGTTTGCAAAACCCAGAGAGGTCAACGCTCCGGAGCAGCCTATTAAGGGGTACAATCTCCCCCCTGTGCTGCAGCAAAAATGGTTCCGGGACAAGACTTCAGGCGTCTTGACTAAAGTAAAGGACATCACCATGGAGCTGAAAAAGCTCCCTGCAGACCTCAATGGTCACAAAGAACTAGAGAATGCAAAGCCTAAAGACCATGCATCAGCACAGCAGCATAATTGTGTCAGTGGCAGTAAACTaaaaattgtgcaaaacaaaaacaagaatggACGGATTGTTATTGTCATGAGCAAATACATGGAAAATGGAATGGAGGCGGCAAAAGTCACAAATGGTGAATCCCAGTCTGTCGAGAAATTTTCGCAAGGAGCAGACAATACAGAAAGGCACCTCGAGAAGATGAAGCTGGTCAAACATCTTGGCCTCGTTAATGGATTTGCAGAGAAACCCAAAGCCGTCTCCAAATTCACGGGAGATTGTACCAAAGAAAATGAACAGTCCGCCCAAACTATGCTGGCTGTGACGGAACAGGATAAATGTGTTGAGGTCAGGGGTCAGTGTCTGCTTTCAGAGGATCAGCCTTTACAATTGACAACCAAGCCTAATCTGCTCTCTTTGCCTGTGGACACTACGGTTGCCGCCTTCAGTGACAGAAAAACGACCCAAGATGAATTTCAAGGATTAAAGCGACACCTTTCTGACACTGACAGCAAGGAGCATGGGAGTAACAAGAGGTTTTTAAGCTCCCGCCACACAGTCTCCTCACCCAACCAAAGCATTAGCACTCACCAAAATGGCCTCCAGGATCCCTTTGCATTGCAGTACTGCGACTATGCTGATCGCGATCAAGAGGAGCCCATTGACTTGAGCATTGTTAAGTCCAGGCCTCAAGTTGCCGCTTCCGCAGCGAGCCAGCCGGAACTACTCACACAGGATGGAACACAGACCGACATGCAAGTGAAAGAGCAAACTGAAAGTCAGCCGCAGGCTGGAACACAAAAGATTGCAAATGTGGACACGCTTGATTCGTCGCTTGTTGGTGACCAGGAAAAAGGGAAAGTGGAGACGTTTCCCTCTTTCCAGCCGTTCCTTGGGAATATCGTCATCACAGACATAACTAcaaactgcctcacagttaccTTCAAGGAGTATGTTACAGTGTAA